ACCGCGCCGCCGGGCAAGCGCATGGGCCACGCCGGCGCGCTGATCTCGGGCGGCGCCGACACTGCGCAAGCCAAGCTGGAAATCATGGAAGCCTGCGGCATCAAGGTCACCAAGAACCCGTCGGAAATGGCGCGCCTGCTGCAGGCCATGCTGTAATCGATCGATACAAGGGTCCGGCCTGCGCCGGACCTGGCAAGAACAAGGGAGCTGCGGCTCCCTTTTGCATTTTGGGCTGACATTTTTTGACAGCGGCATGCCAAAGACGGTGACCTGACAAATTGCGCCGTCGAGGAGTAACAAAAATTGTCACATGGCAAGCATAAATGTGCAAAAACGGATCTGTTCAATAATTCATGAATAACGATTCCGTATGGAAACGACCTGGCACAGCGCTTGCATAGAGTAGAGCAGAAGCAAGCAGTAACCAGACAAGCAGTACCCCTTAACGTCGTACCCATCCGGAGAAATATCATGAAAGCACCGAAAATTGTCAAGAAAGCCGAAGCCGGTTTCACCCTGATCGAATTGATGATCGTTGTCGCGATCATCGGCATCCTGGCTGCCGTCGCCATTCCGGCGTACAGCGACTACACCGCCAAGGCCAAGGCCGCGAACGCGCTGTCGGCAGCCGATCCGTACAAGACCGCCGTCGCCATGTGCGGCCAGGAAGCCGGTTCAGTGGCCAAATGCGACACCACCGATAATCCTGCGCTGTTCCCTGCTACCTTCACTGCCACCAAGGAAGTCAGCGCTGTCAAGGTTGAGGCGAATGGCGTCATTACCCTGACCCTGGCCGACATCGGCAAGAACACGTCGGGTACCAACGTCGTCTTCACCCCGACCATCGGCGACAGCGCCGTCACCTGGAAGATTGCTGCCGCCACCACCAATACTGCTGTGAAAACTGTCCTCGAGAAGGGTTCGATCGGTAGCTAATTGACATACGCAGTATCGCAAGCCGCCCCATGGGCGGCTTTTTCGTTTCCGTTACCTCCTGGCGCGAGACAAGCACATGTCGCATCCTGGCACACCGATCGTTTCGACAACCACGTTTTCGATCGCATGGAAAGGGCCTGCTTGCACGGCAGCCCTGATGACCGCACTTCTGCTGAATTTCCTTCTTGTCGATGGGCATGACCTGCAACGCTGTACGGAACTTGTCCTGCTACTGGTTTGCGTCGCCAGGATCGTGTCCGGCAAACAGCTTTTTCAGACGCCAGCCACGATGCCGTGGGCAATACGACTGTTCTTGTCCGCGTTTTTCCTGTTGGGCCTGGTCTCTGCGCTGGCCGCCTGGTCGCCGCGCCATGCACTGTACGAGTGGTCGAGCATCCTGTTGCTGGTGCTGCTCGCGCACGTGGTGCATGCCGAGGTTGCTCGTGGCGGAGGCGATGCCGTCGAGCGCGTCTTGCAATGGGTAGGCCTTGCCTGTCTGTTCTATTCGCTGCGTGTGATGTTGATGTATGCGGCCGCGCTTGCCAACGGTTATCAAATCGGTATCCACAGTCTGGCCATCGGCTTCAGTAACGTGCGTTTTCTTAATCACACGCAGACAGCCTTACTGCCACTGATCATTCTGTCGTACCAGCAGGCGCCTCCGGGCGGCATGCGACGCCGTGCATGGTTTGCGCTGGCCGCCTTCTGGTGGTCCCTGCTGTACGTGGGCGAGGCGCGCGCCAGCCTGGTCGCATTGGCGGCCGGAGGCGTGGCGGTGCTCTGCCTGCGTGGCCGTCATGCGCATGGATTCCTGAGAGCCATGATGGCGACGGCACTGGCGGGCTGCGCGCTGTATGTCTTGTTGTTCGTGCTGTTGCCAGAGTGCGCCGGGCTGCAGCCGCTCGGCAACGTGGACAATGTGATGGCGCGTACCACGTCCGATCCCGCTTCCGGCCGCCAGTTCCTCTGGTCACGCGCGGTGCAATTGATTGTTGCACATCCGTGGCTGGGCGTCGGGCCATTGCACTTTGCCCATTACGGCGCCGACCTGAAGATCGGCGCCCATCCGCATGATTGGATCTTGCAGGTGGCGGTGGAGTGGGGCTTACCGGCCCTTTTATGTCTCTTCGGCGCGATTGGCGTGGGGATGCGGGCATTCCTGCGTGCCATGGCAGGCCTGGCACAATCCGACCGGCGTCAGCAGGAAACCTGCGTGATGTTCCTGGCGGCGATCCTGGCCATTATGGTGGACGCCCTGTTTTCCGGCGTGTTCGTCATGCCGCAAAGCCGGCTGGCAGTCGTGCTGGTAGTCGGCTGCGCTGCCGGGTGGGTGCGTGCGCTGGCGCCGCAGGCCGCCTGCAGCGATGCGCCTGCAGCCAGGCGGCCTGTCACGGCGATGCTGGTGGTGTTTGCCGCCTGCCTGCTGGGCTGGTCCGTGGCGCCAACCCTGGCAGACCGTGCACGCCATGTGCCGCTGCGCGGCGCCGAGCAGGCCGCCAATTCGGGCATGCATTGGCCACGTATGTGGGAAGCCGGCTACTTTTGACTAGACGATCGTGCACTCTAGCGTCATGTCTCCCGCATTTTGCGCCAGGACAATGATGCGGCCAGCACGCCATTCGATGGCGATGACGCCGGGCGCGATCCTAAAAAGCTCATCCAGTGTCAATGCTTCAGGTAGTGATCGAGCCAGTCGAACACCGTGCGATGCCACAGCAGCGAATTGGCCGGCTTCAAGACCCAGTGATTTTCGTCCGGGAACACCAGCAGTTTGCTGTCGATGCCGCGCCGCTGCAGCGCGGTGAAGGTCGACAGGCCCTGCGCGGTCGGGATGCGGAAGTCGAGGTCGCCTTGCACCACCAGCATCGGGGTCTTCCATTTGTTCACGAACAGGACCGGGTTGAAGCGTTCGTGCTTTTCCGGCACCTGGAAATAGGGGCCGCCGTTTTCCCAATCGGTGAACCATTGTTCCTCGGTGGCATACGCCATGCC
The genomic region above belongs to Massilia forsythiae and contains:
- a CDS encoding pilin, translating into MKAPKIVKKAEAGFTLIELMIVVAIIGILAAVAIPAYSDYTAKAKAANALSAADPYKTAVAMCGQEAGSVAKCDTTDNPALFPATFTATKEVSAVKVEANGVITLTLADIGKNTSGTNVVFTPTIGDSAVTWKIAAATTNTAVKTVLEKGSIGS
- a CDS encoding O-antigen ligase family protein, producing MTALLLNFLLVDGHDLQRCTELVLLLVCVARIVSGKQLFQTPATMPWAIRLFLSAFFLLGLVSALAAWSPRHALYEWSSILLLVLLAHVVHAEVARGGGDAVERVLQWVGLACLFYSLRVMLMYAAALANGYQIGIHSLAIGFSNVRFLNHTQTALLPLIILSYQQAPPGGMRRRAWFALAAFWWSLLYVGEARASLVALAAGGVAVLCLRGRHAHGFLRAMMATALAGCALYVLLFVLLPECAGLQPLGNVDNVMARTTSDPASGRQFLWSRAVQLIVAHPWLGVGPLHFAHYGADLKIGAHPHDWILQVAVEWGLPALLCLFGAIGVGMRAFLRAMAGLAQSDRRQQETCVMFLAAILAIMVDALFSGVFVMPQSRLAVVLVVGCAAGWVRALAPQAACSDAPAARRPVTAMLVVFAACLLGWSVAPTLADRARHVPLRGAEQAANSGMHWPRMWEAGYF